CTACGCTTACTCTATTTGTTCAGCGCGGAACTCCAGGGTGATATTCCCACTATCTCCTTATCCTGAGCTTACACCATCCTCAGTTCGCTATATAAGGTTTGAAAAGGTACTTATCCCTATCTTCGTTTTTCTTAATAAATATGTTGTTTAAAATTATATGTAATAATGAGAAAAACGTCAAGCTTACACTGTTTCTTCTTTTTTCAACAGTTCATCTACTTCGTCTTCTAATTCAATTAGTTTATCCCAATCATCGTTGTTTAACATCTCAAGCTGTGTTTCTAATAACATACGGAAACGAGTTCGGAATACTTTCGCTTGTTTCTTTAGCTCTTCAATATCAAAAGCAACTTTTCTTGATTTTACTAATGCTTCGTTAATAATACGATCAGCATTCTTTTCAGCTTCACGCACAATTAATTTCGCTTCTTTTTGCGCATTACGTTTTACTTCTTCCGCTGCTTCTTGTGCAACGACGATAGATTTGTTTAACGTATCTTCAATATTAGAGAAATGATCTAACTTCCCTTCTAACTGCGCAACTTTTTCTTCTAAAGCTTTTTTCTCACGAATGACCAATTCATAATCTTTGATA
This DNA window, taken from Bacillus cereus ATCC 14579, encodes the following:
- the divIVA gene encoding septum site-determining protein DivIVA; this translates as MPLTPLDIHNKEFGRGFRGYDEDQVNEFLDQIIKDYELVIREKKALEEKVAQLEGKLDHFSNIEDTLNKSIVVAQEAAEEVKRNAQKEAKLIVREAEKNADRIINEALVKSRKVAFDIEELKKQAKVFRTRFRMLLETQLEMLNNDDWDKLIELEDEVDELLKKEETV